Within Oligoflexus sp., the genomic segment GGCTTTGAATAACTTTGGTCTGGAGCCGCTTCTGGAGGCTCTGATCAACACCGCTCCGGCTCCTTTGCCGCGGGAGGCCCAGGAACGCGTGGTGCTGCCGAACGAAGAGAAATTTTCCGGCTTTATTTTTAAAATTCAGGCCAACATGGATCCGAACCACAGGGATCGCGTGGCGTTTATTCGCATTTGCTCGGGTTATTTCCAGCGCGGGATGAAGGCGCATATCGTGCGTCTGGGCAAGGAACACCGGCTGGGCCGTCCGACCCAGTTTATGGCGCAGGATAGAAGTTTGGTGGATGAGGCCTTTGCCGGGGACATCGTCGGTATTCACGATCCGGGCGTCTTTAAAATCGGAGATACGTTGACGGAAGGCGAGAGTCTTCATTACACGGGTGTTCCTGTGTTTGCCCCCGAACATTTTTGCCGCGTGACGCTGGCCGATCCGATGAAGTCGAAGCAGCTTTACAAGGCGCTCGATCAGCTGTCGGAAGAGGGTGCCGTGCAGGTGTTCCGTCCGATCTACGGAACCGAGCAGATCCTGGGCGTCGTCGGTATTCTGCAGTTTGATGTGGTGCAGTATCGCATTCAGCATGAATACGGCGTGCGGGTGAATTTCACGCGCTTGCCTTACGGCGCGGCGCGCTGGGTTTTCTGCGACGATGAGAAAGCGATGGAGGAATTCACGCGAGCCCAGGCGCATGTGATGTGTTTGGATCAGCATGAACAGAAGGCGATTTTGCTGGAGGATCTTTGGAGGCTGAAGTTCCTTAAGGAACGATTCCCGAAGATTACGTATTCAGCGACTTCGGACAGCGTGAAGGCTGAGAGTTGAGACCTCTTCGCAGTTAAAACGAACAAAGGCTGAGATCAGAATCTCAGCCTTTTTTAACGATGGGGCAAATATCACTTACTCGGTCGGCAGAGCCTGAACCGAGAATGCCGCGCGGGCCCGAGTGACCCAAATACGATAGCGGCCTGTGCCGGGATATTTCACTTGAATGGCATCATGGCCGAAGAAGCGGGCCACAGCCGGAACCTGCATGAAGTTGATTTTTGCAGGTTCGTCCGGTCTTTCCACATAAGCGCCGAGGACTTCGCTGGAACCATTCCACTGGTCAAGTTCGGTGGTCCTGAGCAGCATGCAGCGGTCGTGCTCGGAAACCATCCAATTCTCTTTCACATCATAG encodes:
- a CDS encoding peptide chain release factor 3 produces the protein MNQKQLEQEIARRRTFAIISHPDAGKTTMTEKLLLYGGAINMAGSVKAKRSKKFATSDWMELEKQRGISVTSSVMKFPYMDCEMNLIDTPGHQDFSEDTYRTLTAVDSALMLMDAANGVEEQTKKLFEVCAARNTPIMAFINKMDREGREPFALLEEIETTLGIAVTPVTWPIGMGPTFRGVYHRIHNQLLIYEKDAERSRPVPLKGLTLDAPEVVQELGAELAEQLRTEIELLDGAGEIFDLDRYRSGKLAPVFFGSALNNFGLEPLLEALINTAPAPLPREAQERVVLPNEEKFSGFIFKIQANMDPNHRDRVAFIRICSGYFQRGMKAHIVRLGKEHRLGRPTQFMAQDRSLVDEAFAGDIVGIHDPGVFKIGDTLTEGESLHYTGVPVFAPEHFCRVTLADPMKSKQLYKALDQLSEEGAVQVFRPIYGTEQILGVVGILQFDVVQYRIQHEYGVRVNFTRLPYGAARWVFCDDEKAMEEFTRAQAHVMCLDQHEQKAILLEDLWRLKFLKERFPKITYSATSDSVKAES